CACCGGTGATTAATAATATTTTACCATTAAATTTTTCAGTATTAGCCATTTGCATTATTTTTTCCCTTATTATATGACAGTTTAAATATTCCCATAAAAGATTCTCCATATTTCCATCGCATATTTCCAATTAAAAAAAGAAGACCCCAGTTAATAATCCCAAGAGGAAATTTATTCAAAACAGGGATACCAGTAAAAAATGTTGAACCGCAATAGATCGAGGTAAATCTATTTTTCTCGACAAAGGATTTCCATTCACTGAATTTCTTTAAAGATACATGGTCTTCCCTGTGCGCGTGCCATTTACCTTTCATAACTCTCGCACTGTAACTGCTTAGATTTGGTGTTGTAAAAATGAATATACCTCCATGTTTTAAATGTTTCCTCACTGAGGAAAGCATTAATTCCGGCCGGTTAAGATGTTCAATGACCTGCAAAGAAACAATAATGTCAAATGTTTCATTGTTAAAGTCAAATCCCTCCGCGTTTCCCTGGACAATTCTCGCGTTTTTAACCTTACTTTTAGTTAATGATACAAGCCTCGCATCATACTCTAATCCGGTAAGCTTCGCCTGCGGAAATTCAGATTCAAGAAACGTCATCAAAAAGCCTGATCCTGTTCCAATTTCAAGCAATGAAAATGCCTGGTTTTTTTTGACAATTTTCCTAATTTCCTTCAATACAGGTTTTAAAGTAAGCTTACGTTTAAAACGGTAAAATTTCGAGTCTGGTTCTTCATATAAAGAAGCACTTTGTGGACATATAGTAACATTTTTCATATTTTTTTTCAAGATTTCTCAATTCTGCAAAAGGGAAATAAAATCTCCGGTTTTATCCTTGTAATAAAATTTTTCAAAAAACTTATTTCTGCAATTTTGAAAAAATAATTCCTTTTGGCCAAGAATTTCTTCTACCGCTTTTTTAAGCTCATTCACATCTTTATTATCTTTTACTGACACACCAGTTTTGTGATTGTCAAAAAATTCATTGGCATTGCATAATAAAACAATTACAGCGGCACCGAACATATATGCTTTAGGAAGCACACCGCTCTGCATGGAACGGTTATACGCGTTCCAGACTACAAGGCTGTCTCTGTAATATTGATTGATTTCTTCATTTGTCATAGGACGGCCTTCAGATATAACAAGTTTCCCGGACCGTAAATACGGTTCCAGAATATCTTTCTCCCTGACTGGAATTTTATTACGGGTCGCGATCAAAAAATTCAGCTTGGGAAACCAGCCGTTTTTTATGGCTGATTCGGCAAAATCAACAAACCTGTCGAACCCGTGATCAGCGGCAATAGTTCCGATGTAGGAAATAAAATTTTTATCAGCTTTTTCCAATAATAGACCCGCTTCATCGTCAAAAAGAAGCGGTATAAGTGAATAGTTTTTGTTTAAAAAGGTGTATTTCTTTTTATATAAAAAAAACGACGATGATGACGGCAAAATAATCCTGTGCGAAAGTAAAACTACAGGAATAGTCACAAGGTTAATCAAGCAGATTTTAACAATTTTTTTAAACCTGAAACCTGAGTTATAATAACTTTTAATCGATTCAAACGGTTCGTGGTATATGTAAATAATTTTGGATTTGCGGAAAATTCTCAGACGGATAATCTCAAAAATATTTCTCAAAGACGGGAACCAGAATACAGCCGCATCGATTGTTTTGAGTTTTTTAAGCTCAGACAGGTTATTAATCCTGTTAAATTTATTTTTCAAATCCATTTGATTAAATGACCTGTTCACATATAAATAAGGTGTGAATCCATAATCTTCAAACAATTTATAATTTGCTGTAAGGTGCGAAAAATGGCCGG
The DNA window shown above is from bacterium and carries:
- a CDS encoding class I SAM-dependent methyltransferase yields the protein MKNVTICPQSASLYEEPDSKFYRFKRKLTLKPVLKEIRKIVKKNQAFSLLEIGTGSGFLMTFLESEFPQAKLTGLEYDARLVSLTKSKVKNARIVQGNAEGFDFNNETFDIIVSLQVIEHLNRPELMLSSVRKHLKHGGIFIFTTPNLSSYSARVMKGKWHAHREDHVSLKKFSEWKSFVEKNRFTSIYCGSTFFTGIPVLNKFPLGIINWGLLFLIGNMRWKYGESFMGIFKLSYNKGKNNANG